From a region of the Halobacteriovorax sp. HLS genome:
- a CDS encoding DUF6488 family protein yields the protein MKYLLLIGSLLFSFSSFAGPGGGHSHGHSHSHSKKSISIEKTEEVGRYHVKRLINSGKIDASWKSSTFDKSEKKKFGKKTEWVVTFDNEKGVKGKKLYIFLKLSGEFVAANFTGK from the coding sequence ATGAAATATTTATTACTAATTGGATCTTTGTTATTTTCTTTTTCAAGCTTTGCAGGCCCAGGTGGTGGTCATTCTCACGGTCATAGTCACTCACATTCTAAAAAATCTATTTCAATAGAAAAAACAGAAGAAGTTGGTCGCTATCATGTTAAGCGTCTTATTAATTCTGGAAAGATTGATGCTTCTTGGAAAAGTTCTACCTTTGATAAGTCAGAAAAAAAGAAGTTTGGAAAAAAGACAGAATGGGTTGTTACTTTTGACAATGAAAAAGGTGTAAAAGGTAAAAAACTTTATATCTTTTTGAAACTATCAGGTGAATTCGTAGCCGCGAATTTTACAGGAAAATAA
- a CDS encoding efflux RND transporter permease subunit — MINKVIEFSVNNRMFVFMATLLLIVFGAKSFQELSIDAVPDITNTQVQINTQVKGLVPEEVERMVTFPIEYSMNGIPGVETIRSISRYGISQVTVIFKEDADIFRARQLASEKLQNIELPDGVVPEMGPISTGLGEIFHYSIEAKEPETDPEKRLIQLMDLRSLQDWFIKPRLLTVKGVTEVNTIGGYEKQFFIQPNIEGMTKYGLHFDDIESAIEQTNLNVGGGYIQQTGEQLLVRGVGLLSNIKDIESVVVKRLSSYQVIKIKDIAQVKYDKEIRTGAATVNGEESIIGTAFMLLGENSRSVAQRVSGKLDDIKKDLPPWVKLKILYDRSDMVDATLNTVEHNLLMGAGLVILFLLLLVGNIRAAIITSLMIPISLLMTFILMKWQNVSGNLMSLGALDFGIIVDGAVIVIENCVHRLQNKGKALGRDMTRAEVKQVVIDSAIEIRSAAGFGELIVIVVFIPLFALTGVEGKMFGPMATTFIMALASALLLSFTVVPALAATFLSGKTRDKKPFLMSLAEKAFSPTLSIALRAKKFVLGIGIASIVVGVFLFSRLGAEFIPQLDEGDFALQFIRPANISMENSVKLQRLSERIVLDFPQVKNVFARTGAAEVATDPMGVNISDSYVMLNNKEEWPKDNSITDKKSLMKAVKDKLDLHVPGQVMLISQPVELRFNELLEGTRADVSAKVFGEDLDKLIEYSKEVAEIVSSIEGAGEAESESKGKSPLLQYTPKMDKLAQLGVTARPVLDAISTAIGGREVGHVYDGVRKYPIVTRLSEEERKDIMTVRKLPVGIAEGHTVPIEQVADIEFVETFSAVGRENSQRRIAVLINPEVRDIESFVNKAKKIVEEKVKLQEGYYIEWGGSFKNLQSAKERLGVLVPMALLIILAMLYAAFKNFSQVVLIFACAPMALIGGVIALNVMNMPFSISAGVGFIALCGISILNGVVLVTYFNRLVLDGKSPDDVVREGAMTRLRPVLMTALTDIFGFLPMMFSTGLGAEVQKPLATVVVGGILSATVLTLIVLPSLYRLFFKQMQPNLFKGEI; from the coding sequence ATGATTAATAAAGTTATTGAATTCTCCGTAAATAATCGAATGTTTGTCTTTATGGCAACACTCTTGCTCATTGTATTTGGTGCGAAGTCTTTTCAGGAGTTATCTATTGATGCTGTTCCTGATATCACCAATACACAAGTTCAAATAAACACACAGGTGAAAGGCTTAGTTCCAGAAGAAGTCGAGAGAATGGTAACTTTTCCGATAGAATATTCTATGAATGGAATTCCTGGCGTTGAAACAATTCGTTCAATATCTCGATATGGTATTTCTCAAGTTACTGTTATCTTTAAAGAGGATGCTGATATTTTTAGGGCTAGGCAACTGGCATCAGAAAAACTCCAAAACATTGAACTTCCTGATGGAGTTGTACCAGAAATGGGGCCGATCAGTACTGGACTTGGTGAAATTTTTCACTACTCAATTGAGGCAAAAGAACCTGAAACGGATCCAGAAAAAAGATTGATTCAGCTTATGGACTTAAGGTCCCTGCAAGATTGGTTTATCAAACCGAGACTTTTAACAGTGAAAGGGGTAACTGAAGTTAATACTATTGGCGGATATGAAAAGCAATTTTTTATTCAGCCTAATATAGAAGGAATGACAAAATACGGACTTCACTTTGATGATATTGAGTCAGCAATTGAACAAACTAACCTTAATGTTGGAGGAGGTTATATTCAGCAAACCGGAGAGCAATTACTAGTTCGAGGCGTTGGTTTGTTAAGTAATATTAAAGATATCGAATCTGTTGTAGTAAAAAGACTTTCTTCATATCAGGTAATAAAAATTAAAGATATTGCGCAAGTAAAATATGATAAAGAAATTAGAACAGGCGCTGCAACTGTAAATGGGGAAGAGTCAATCATTGGAACAGCCTTTATGTTACTTGGTGAAAATTCAAGGTCTGTAGCGCAAAGAGTTTCAGGAAAGCTTGATGATATTAAGAAAGACCTTCCTCCATGGGTAAAGCTTAAGATTCTTTACGATCGTTCAGACATGGTAGACGCTACTCTTAATACAGTAGAGCATAACTTACTAATGGGAGCAGGGTTAGTCATTTTATTTTTGTTATTACTTGTTGGAAATATAAGAGCAGCAATAATAACTTCTCTTATGATTCCAATTTCCCTTCTTATGACTTTTATTTTAATGAAATGGCAAAACGTATCAGGGAATTTGATGAGTTTAGGTGCTCTTGATTTTGGAATCATTGTAGATGGTGCTGTTATTGTTATTGAAAACTGCGTGCATAGACTTCAAAATAAAGGGAAAGCCCTTGGAAGAGACATGACCAGAGCTGAAGTTAAACAGGTCGTCATAGATTCGGCTATTGAAATTCGATCAGCTGCTGGTTTTGGTGAATTAATTGTAATTGTTGTTTTTATTCCACTCTTTGCTTTAACGGGAGTTGAGGGGAAAATGTTTGGACCTATGGCCACAACATTTATAATGGCCTTAGCATCAGCCCTTCTTCTTTCATTTACTGTTGTTCCAGCATTAGCTGCAACTTTCTTAAGTGGAAAAACAAGAGATAAAAAACCATTCTTAATGAGTCTCGCTGAAAAGGCATTTAGTCCTACACTCAGTATTGCATTAAGGGCAAAAAAGTTTGTTCTCGGTATTGGAATAGCTTCAATTGTAGTGGGTGTATTTTTATTCTCACGATTGGGGGCGGAGTTTATTCCTCAACTAGATGAAGGAGATTTTGCGTTACAATTTATCCGCCCTGCCAATATTAGTATGGAGAATTCGGTAAAATTGCAGAGACTTTCAGAGAGAATAGTATTGGATTTTCCACAGGTTAAAAATGTTTTTGCAAGAACTGGAGCTGCGGAAGTAGCAACAGATCCGATGGGTGTGAATATCTCAGACTCATATGTGATGCTTAATAACAAAGAAGAATGGCCGAAAGATAATTCTATTACGGATAAAAAGAGTTTGATGAAAGCGGTTAAAGACAAATTAGATTTACATGTCCCTGGGCAAGTAATGTTGATTTCTCAACCAGTCGAACTACGTTTTAATGAACTCTTAGAAGGTACTAGGGCCGATGTGTCAGCAAAAGTATTTGGTGAGGATTTGGATAAATTAATAGAATACTCCAAAGAGGTTGCTGAAATTGTATCTAGTATTGAAGGAGCAGGAGAAGCTGAGTCTGAATCTAAAGGGAAGTCGCCTCTACTTCAATATACCCCCAAAATGGATAAACTCGCACAATTGGGAGTTACAGCACGGCCTGTATTAGATGCAATTAGCACCGCGATCGGAGGGAGAGAGGTTGGACATGTTTATGATGGAGTACGTAAATATCCTATCGTAACTAGACTTTCTGAAGAGGAACGAAAAGACATTATGACAGTTAGAAAATTACCTGTTGGTATTGCTGAAGGTCATACTGTTCCAATTGAACAAGTCGCAGATATTGAATTTGTTGAAACTTTCTCCGCTGTAGGTCGCGAAAACTCTCAAAGGCGTATTGCTGTACTCATTAACCCTGAGGTGAGAGACATTGAAAGCTTTGTAAATAAAGCTAAGAAAATAGTTGAAGAAAAAGTAAAGCTTCAAGAGGGCTATTACATCGAATGGGGAGGTAGTTTTAAAAATCTACAAAGTGCCAAAGAAAGATTAGGAGTACTTGTTCCAATGGCCCTCTTAATAATTCTTGCGATGCTGTATGCTGCTTTTAAAAACTTCTCACAGGTGGTGTTAATATTTGCATGTGCTCCAATGGCCTTAATCGGTGGTGTTATTGCTTTGAATGTTATGAATATGCCTTTTAGTATATCTGCTGGAGTTGGTTTCATAGCACTTTGTGGGATTAGTATATTAAATGGAGTTGTCCTTGTAACATATTTCAACAGACTTGTTTTAGATGGAAAAAGTCCAGATGATGTAGTTAGAGAAGGTGCTATGACAAGACTTAGACCCGTTTTAATGACTGCCCTGACCGATATCTTTGGATTCTTACCAATGATGTTTTCTACTGGACTTGGTGCTGAAGTCCAAAAGCCTCTTGCTACAGTTGTAGTAGGAGGGATCTTGTCTGCGACAGTACTAACATTGATTGTATTACCGAGTTTATACAGATTGTTTTTTAAACAAATGCAACCAAATCTATTCAAAGGAGAAATATAA
- a CDS encoding TolC family protein yields MKIIFLVVFISIYTFKTYAKCNLKNSNDILELVKKNHPSITFNNVKGMALESNIEVAGQRLNPELDAESTVGDSVGGKNYRTSVSLKHTFELGGKRDSRINVARNTFKTGVALAEFDNQQTIINTVIKLHRLRQVYELVPIYEESLSAFNKILKTIKGRMSLSPEQQVEAETLELAVNDYKLKIAQLNSEKMNLTTHLSFFMGVDCTIPRSALPVSINLDERFERDLKIENYSKFKAATFSLEMAKSNLDLEKSNSYPDLQVGPIYEYEKNSAGRIDTFGVAITMDLPILSINSGGRKRATNDVLAASLNLRNIKKESMLDVQSWLQKYNQYKDSLKTIANKDKLEKKHRKIESLFNRGIISTSLVIESHRQLVEFFITRFEFEIGATEALWNIYKLNGEIASKSL; encoded by the coding sequence ATGAAGATAATTTTCTTAGTAGTTTTTATTAGTATTTATACTTTTAAAACTTATGCTAAATGTAATCTTAAAAACTCAAATGATATCTTGGAGCTTGTTAAGAAAAATCATCCAAGTATAACTTTTAACAATGTGAAAGGAATGGCCCTTGAGTCTAACATAGAAGTCGCAGGTCAAAGACTTAATCCCGAGTTAGATGCTGAGAGCACAGTTGGTGACTCAGTAGGAGGTAAAAACTATCGTACTTCTGTTTCTTTAAAGCACACCTTTGAGCTAGGTGGAAAACGTGACTCAAGGATTAATGTTGCAAGAAATACCTTTAAAACGGGGGTGGCTTTAGCAGAATTTGATAATCAACAAACTATAATTAATACGGTTATTAAACTTCATCGCTTACGGCAAGTTTATGAACTTGTTCCTATCTATGAAGAGTCTTTAAGTGCATTCAATAAGATTTTGAAAACGATTAAGGGGAGGATGTCTCTTTCTCCTGAGCAACAGGTAGAAGCTGAAACTCTAGAGTTAGCAGTAAATGACTATAAACTTAAAATTGCACAGCTTAATTCTGAGAAAATGAACCTGACAACTCATTTATCATTCTTTATGGGGGTAGATTGTACTATCCCAAGAAGTGCTCTTCCTGTTTCTATAAATTTAGATGAAAGATTTGAAAGAGACTTAAAAATTGAAAACTATTCAAAATTTAAGGCCGCTACGTTTTCTTTGGAAATGGCGAAATCGAACTTAGATTTAGAAAAATCTAATAGTTATCCAGACCTTCAAGTTGGTCCAATTTATGAATATGAAAAAAATAGTGCTGGTCGAATAGACACTTTTGGTGTTGCGATAACTATGGACTTGCCAATACTTAGTATTAATAGTGGTGGAAGAAAAAGGGCAACTAATGATGTATTGGCAGCAAGTCTAAATTTGAGAAATATTAAAAAAGAAAGTATGCTTGATGTTCAATCTTGGCTCCAAAAGTACAATCAGTATAAAGACTCGTTAAAAACAATCGCTAATAAAGATAAATTAGAAAAAAAACACAGAAAAATTGAATCTCTTTTTAATAGAGGCATTATCTCTACTTCTCTTGTAATTGAATCGCACAGACAGTTAGTTGAGTTTTTTATTACAAGATTTGAGTTCGAGATTGGGGCAACGGAAGCGCTTTGGAACATATATAAGTTAAATGGGGAAATAGCGAGTAAAAGTCTTTAA
- a CDS encoding HupE/UreJ family protein, translating into MFKFLLSISPLFYTANTLAHGISEDAKRAMIEGGYLKYIILGAEHMITGYDHLLFLFGVIFFLKTFKDIVKFISVFTVGHSITLIFATFMGITANYFLIDAVIALSVCYKGFDNNNGFQSYFGVKKSPNLLGAVFVFGLIHGFGLSTRLQQLPLGEKGGEMLMRIISFNVGVEVGQIVALTIMLVLLRGIRNRESFNRLSKVANDGLILAGVLLFLMQMHGYEHTSYPDDYGFSKDNHIHHHMDMEKQRTHESKHDNL; encoded by the coding sequence ATGTTTAAATTTTTATTAAGCATTTCGCCACTATTCTATACAGCAAACACACTTGCTCATGGAATTAGTGAGGATGCAAAGCGTGCGATGATTGAGGGTGGTTATTTAAAATATATCATTCTGGGTGCTGAGCACATGATTACCGGATATGACCACTTACTCTTTCTTTTTGGGGTCATTTTCTTTTTAAAGACATTTAAGGATATTGTTAAATTTATCAGTGTTTTTACAGTAGGGCACAGTATTACATTAATCTTTGCCACATTTATGGGGATAACTGCAAACTACTTTTTAATAGATGCAGTTATTGCTTTAAGTGTTTGCTACAAAGGTTTCGACAATAATAACGGATTTCAGAGCTACTTTGGAGTGAAGAAATCTCCTAATTTATTAGGCGCCGTTTTTGTTTTCGGACTAATTCATGGCTTTGGTCTTTCTACAAGACTTCAGCAGCTACCACTTGGTGAAAAAGGTGGTGAAATGTTGATGAGAATTATTTCATTTAACGTTGGTGTTGAAGTTGGGCAAATTGTGGCCTTAACTATTATGCTAGTTCTACTAAGGGGAATTAGAAATAGAGAATCCTTTAATAGGCTTTCAAAAGTTGCTAATGATGGATTAATTTTGGCAGGGGTCTTGTTATTTCTTATGCAAATGCATGGTTACGAGCATACATCTTATCCAGATGACTATGGATTCAGTAAGGATAATCATATTCATCACCATATGGACATGGAAAAACAAAGAACTCACGAATCTAAACACGATAATTTATAG
- a CDS encoding DUF1428 domain-containing protein gives MNYVDGFMAAVPKENKEKFLEHTKFFSELAKEYGALSIVDCWEDNVPDGKVTSMPLAVQKLESEAVVFSWITWPSKEVRDEGMKKLMEDPRSSEQTNPMPFDGKRLIFGSFNVIHQSE, from the coding sequence ATGAATTATGTAGATGGCTTTATGGCAGCGGTACCTAAAGAGAATAAAGAAAAGTTCTTAGAACATACTAAATTTTTTAGTGAATTAGCAAAAGAGTATGGCGCACTATCGATAGTTGACTGCTGGGAAGATAATGTCCCAGATGGAAAAGTTACTTCAATGCCTTTAGCAGTACAAAAACTTGAAAGTGAAGCGGTCGTGTTCTCGTGGATAACTTGGCCTTCAAAAGAAGTACGCGATGAAGGAATGAAAAAGCTCATGGAAGACCCACGATCAAGTGAGCAAACGAACCCAATGCCGTTTGATGGAAAGAGATTAATTTTTGGTAGCTTCAATGTCATTCATCAATCTGAATAA